One Streptomyces sp. SAI-135 DNA segment encodes these proteins:
- a CDS encoding fumarylacetoacetate hydrolase family protein, with product MPEYRRILLDGAAVQVTVDGDELVAGDGRRVKTEDAQHLPPIVPSKVIAVHLNHRSRVDEFQIDLPDTPTYFHKPTSSLNSHKGAIVRPEGCKWLNYEGEVAIVIGRTARNVSPAEAGEYIAGYTIANDYGLHDFRDTDAGSMLRVKGSDTLCPLGPGLVTDWDFHGKSLRTYVNGEVVQDGSTDEMKWDMHYLVADIARTITLYPGDVLLSGTPANSRPVQPGDVVEVEVEGLGRLTNHIVTGPAAIRTDVGAQPTESEEVLSTALGGDWEFRGIRPPKR from the coding sequence ATGCCCGAGTACCGCCGCATCCTCCTGGACGGCGCCGCAGTCCAGGTCACCGTCGACGGTGACGAGCTGGTCGCCGGGGACGGCCGACGCGTCAAGACCGAGGACGCACAGCACCTGCCCCCGATCGTTCCCTCCAAGGTGATCGCGGTCCACCTCAACCACCGCAGCCGTGTCGACGAGTTCCAGATCGACCTCCCTGACACCCCCACGTACTTCCACAAGCCGACCTCCTCCCTCAACTCCCACAAGGGCGCCATCGTCCGCCCCGAGGGCTGCAAGTGGCTCAACTACGAGGGCGAGGTCGCCATCGTCATCGGGAGGACCGCGCGGAACGTCTCCCCGGCCGAAGCGGGTGAGTACATCGCCGGCTACACCATCGCCAACGACTACGGACTGCACGACTTCCGCGACACCGACGCCGGGTCCATGCTCCGCGTCAAAGGCTCCGACACCCTGTGCCCCCTCGGCCCCGGCCTGGTCACCGACTGGGACTTCCACGGCAAGAGCCTGCGCACCTACGTCAACGGCGAGGTCGTGCAGGACGGTTCGACCGACGAGATGAAGTGGGACATGCACTACCTCGTCGCCGACATCGCCCGCACCATCACCCTCTACCCCGGGGACGTACTCCTGTCCGGCACCCCCGCCAACTCCCGCCCCGTCCAGCCCGGAGACGTCGTCGAGGTCGAGGTCGAGGGCCTCGGCCGGCTCACCAACCACATCGTCACCGGCCCCGCCGCCATCCGCACCGACGTCGGCGCCCAGCCGACCGAGTCCGAGGAGGTGCTGTCCACCGCCCTCGGCGGCGACTGGGAGTTCCGCGGCATCCGCCCGCCGAAGCGCTGA
- a CDS encoding APC family permease, with protein sequence MAGRLKPDSLGVLGVLFFVLSAQAPLTAIAGAVPFAVAIGSGAGAPTAYVAAGVIILLFSVGFVAMSRHVVDAGAFYAYIGKGLGRPAGSGGAGLALLAYCAVQAAMYGLYGATVSALVEHYSGAHVAWWVWVLVTMAIVEILGALGIDMGAKILAVFVLAEFSILVAFALVTFFKGGGPEGLGVTESFSPSAALQGAPGVALMFAVASMFGFESTAIYGEEAREPRKTVPRAAYASVTLISAFLAFTTWMLVSAHGASQATGDAGEALQSGDATSFVFTPIAALFGGWTGDVLPILLVTSLFAGILAFHNSANRYLFSLGREGLLPRGLTVVNRRHSPWGAGAAQTAISVLLVMPFAVLGKDPVLTLFSWLSGVSVLGVMLLYFLTSVSVVVFFRRSRADTRPWNTLIAPVLGALGIVGAIWIIVDNFTTLIGGDQTTAMWLEVTVPVVLVLGVVGARLTRPRAETND encoded by the coding sequence ATGGCAGGCAGGCTCAAGCCCGATTCTCTCGGTGTCCTGGGCGTTCTCTTCTTCGTTCTCTCCGCCCAGGCACCGCTGACGGCCATCGCCGGGGCTGTGCCCTTCGCAGTCGCCATCGGCAGCGGTGCAGGCGCTCCTACCGCCTATGTCGCGGCCGGCGTCATCATCCTGCTGTTCTCCGTCGGATTCGTCGCCATGAGCCGTCATGTCGTGGACGCCGGAGCCTTCTACGCCTATATCGGCAAGGGCCTCGGCCGACCGGCCGGTTCCGGCGGCGCCGGGCTCGCTCTCCTGGCCTACTGTGCCGTCCAGGCCGCCATGTACGGGTTGTACGGCGCCACGGTGAGTGCCCTGGTCGAGCACTACTCGGGCGCCCACGTGGCATGGTGGGTCTGGGTCCTGGTCACCATGGCGATCGTGGAGATTCTCGGCGCCCTGGGGATCGACATGGGGGCGAAGATCCTCGCAGTCTTCGTGCTGGCCGAGTTCAGCATCCTGGTCGCCTTCGCCCTCGTGACCTTCTTCAAGGGCGGCGGTCCCGAGGGGCTCGGCGTCACCGAGAGCTTCTCGCCGTCTGCCGCGCTCCAGGGCGCTCCCGGTGTGGCCCTGATGTTCGCCGTGGCGTCGATGTTCGGCTTCGAGTCCACGGCCATCTACGGCGAGGAGGCCCGCGAGCCCCGCAAGACCGTCCCCCGCGCCGCCTACGCCTCCGTCACACTGATCTCCGCCTTCCTCGCCTTCACCACGTGGATGCTGGTCTCGGCGCACGGCGCATCCCAGGCGACGGGCGATGCCGGTGAGGCGCTGCAGAGCGGCGACGCGACCAGCTTCGTCTTCACCCCGATCGCCGCCCTGTTCGGCGGCTGGACGGGCGACGTGCTGCCGATCCTGCTGGTCACCTCCCTCTTCGCGGGCATCCTGGCCTTCCACAACTCGGCCAACCGCTATCTGTTCTCCCTCGGCCGCGAGGGTCTGCTGCCCCGCGGGCTGACCGTCGTCAACCGGCGTCATTCGCCCTGGGGCGCCGGCGCCGCGCAGACCGCGATCTCCGTGCTGCTGGTGATGCCCTTCGCCGTCCTCGGCAAGGACCCGGTGCTGACCCTCTTCTCCTGGCTCAGCGGCGTCTCCGTCCTCGGCGTCATGCTGCTGTACTTCCTGACCTCGGTCTCGGTCGTCGTGTTCTTCCGCCGCTCGCGCGCCGACACCCGCCCGTGGAACACCCTGATCGCCCCCGTACTGGGTGCGCTCGGCATCGTCGGGGCCATCTGGATCATCGTCGACAACTTCACGACGCTCATCGGCGGTGACCAGACCACGGCCATGTGGCTTGAGGTCACCGTTCCGGTGGTGCTGGTCCTCGGTGTCGTCGGCGCCCGGCTGACACGGCCCCGGGCAGAGACCAACGACTGA
- a CDS encoding bifunctional methylenetetrahydrofolate dehydrogenase/methenyltetrahydrofolate cyclohydrolase gives MTTATLLDGKAAAAETKRELAERVRLLKDRGIAPGLGTILVGEDPASRSYVGGKHRDCAQVGIASIRVELPGTATQADVEAAVHRLNADPDCTGFIVQLPLPAHIDTHAVLELIDPAKDADGLHPVNLGRLVLGIPGPLPCTPRGIIDLLRRNRVPITGQQFCVIGCGITVGRPLGLMLTRATEHATVTLCHEATQDTAAHARVADVVVAAAGVAHLVKPDWIKPGATVLSVGITRTVEGILGDVHPDVDQVAGSLAPPVGGVGPMTRAMLLTNIVETAERV, from the coding sequence ATGACCACCGCGACGCTGCTCGACGGGAAGGCCGCGGCAGCCGAGACCAAACGTGAACTCGCCGAGCGGGTGAGGCTGTTGAAGGACCGGGGCATCGCTCCCGGGCTGGGCACCATCCTGGTCGGCGAGGACCCCGCCAGCCGCTCCTACGTCGGCGGCAAGCACCGCGACTGCGCCCAGGTCGGCATCGCGTCGATCCGGGTGGAGCTGCCCGGCACGGCCACCCAGGCCGATGTCGAGGCCGCCGTGCACAGGCTCAACGCCGATCCGGACTGCACCGGTTTCATCGTCCAGCTGCCGCTGCCGGCCCACATCGACACCCACGCCGTGCTGGAGCTCATCGACCCGGCCAAGGACGCCGACGGGCTCCACCCGGTCAACCTGGGCCGACTCGTGCTGGGGATACCGGGGCCGCTGCCCTGCACCCCGCGCGGCATCATCGACCTGCTGCGGCGCAACCGCGTGCCCATCACCGGGCAGCAGTTCTGCGTCATCGGCTGCGGGATCACGGTGGGCCGCCCGCTCGGACTGATGCTGACCCGCGCCACCGAGCACGCCACGGTGACCCTGTGCCACGAGGCCACCCAGGACACCGCGGCCCACGCCCGCGTCGCCGACGTCGTCGTGGCCGCGGCCGGCGTGGCCCACCTGGTCAAGCCCGACTGGATCAAGCCGGGCGCCACCGTCCTGTCCGTGGGCATCACCCGGACCGTCGAGGGCATCCTCGGCGACGTCCACCCGGACGTCGACCAGGTCGCGGGCTCACTCGCACCGCCGGTCGGCGGAGTGGGGCCGATGACCCGCGCCATGCTGCTGACCAACATCGTCGAGACGGCGGAGCGCGTCTGA
- the purU gene encoding formyltetrahydrofolate deformylase — translation MQRYILTLRCPDQPGIVHALAAGVAQAEGNILESAQFSDPGTGIFTIRVSLETPAADTEKLRDALALRLARFDPVLSVRPEEQRRRVLLMVSKFDHCLVDLLYRWDLGELPVDIPLIVSNHPDLEPVAKRYGIPFVHLPVSRDTKPEAEAELLRLAADHQVDFVVLARYMQVLSDDLCRKLSGRVINIHHSFLPGFKGAKPYHQAHDRGVKLIGATAHFVTADLDEGPIIEQDVVRVGHRHTAPELVAIGRDVERIVLARAVRLHAEDRVVLTGSRTVVFA, via the coding sequence GTGCAACGCTACATACTCACGCTCCGCTGCCCCGACCAGCCGGGCATCGTCCACGCACTCGCCGCCGGCGTCGCACAGGCCGAGGGCAACATCCTGGAGAGCGCCCAGTTCTCCGATCCCGGCACCGGCATCTTCACCATCCGTGTGAGCCTGGAGACACCCGCGGCCGACACCGAGAAGCTGCGGGACGCACTCGCCCTGCGGCTGGCCCGCTTCGACCCGGTGCTGAGCGTCCGGCCCGAGGAGCAGCGCCGCCGGGTGCTGCTGATGGTGTCGAAGTTCGACCACTGCCTGGTCGACCTGCTCTACCGCTGGGATTTGGGCGAACTGCCCGTCGACATCCCGCTGATCGTCTCCAACCACCCCGACCTCGAACCGGTCGCGAAGCGGTACGGCATCCCCTTCGTCCACCTCCCCGTCAGCCGCGACACCAAGCCCGAGGCTGAGGCCGAGCTCCTGCGGCTGGCGGCCGACCACCAGGTCGACTTCGTGGTGCTCGCCCGCTACATGCAGGTCCTCTCCGACGACCTGTGCCGCAAGCTCTCGGGGCGAGTCATCAACATCCACCACTCGTTCCTGCCGGGCTTCAAGGGCGCCAAGCCCTACCACCAGGCCCACGACCGGGGCGTCAAACTCATCGGCGCCACCGCCCACTTCGTCACCGCCGACCTGGACGAGGGCCCGATCATCGAGCAGGACGTCGTCCGCGTCGGGCACCGCCACACCGCACCCGAGTTGGTCGCGATCGGCCGGGACGTCGAGCGGATCGTGCTGGCCCGGGCGGTCCGGCTGCACGCGGAGGACCGCGTCGTCCTCACCGGTTCCCGCACCGTCGTCTTCGCCTGA
- a CDS encoding TetR family transcriptional regulator translates to MSDSSDKPPARPRKRVDYGTGREALLNAAVRVVARGGLRKLTYRAVAEEAGVTHGLVVHHFGSRDALIEAAFEHAARTSTSVSSLEPGTGDIADFAAGLAEMVTREPGMQIFQYELMLESRRRPELLPQIRALYDEYFRATERELSRSLPDGTSPALTRLVFAALEGLVLHQLILDEPDVTEAALKELRSLLTRKPGEAQ, encoded by the coding sequence ATGAGCGATTCCTCCGACAAGCCCCCCGCCAGGCCCCGCAAGCGCGTGGACTACGGGACCGGCCGCGAGGCCCTGCTCAACGCGGCCGTGCGCGTGGTGGCCCGGGGCGGGCTGCGCAAGCTCACCTATCGCGCCGTCGCGGAAGAGGCGGGCGTCACGCACGGGCTCGTGGTGCACCACTTCGGTTCGAGGGACGCGCTGATCGAGGCGGCCTTCGAACACGCGGCGCGCACCAGCACGAGTGTCAGTTCCCTGGAACCGGGCACGGGCGACATCGCGGACTTCGCGGCGGGGCTTGCGGAGATGGTCACCCGCGAGCCGGGCATGCAGATCTTCCAGTACGAGCTCATGCTCGAATCACGGCGCAGGCCCGAACTGCTGCCGCAGATCCGCGCTTTGTACGACGAGTACTTCCGGGCCACCGAGAGGGAGCTGTCCCGCAGCCTGCCCGACGGCACCAGCCCTGCCCTGACCCGGCTCGTCTTCGCCGCTCTGGAAGGTCTCGTACTGCATCAACTGATCCTCGACGAGCCGGACGTCACCGAGGCCGCGCTGAAGGAGCTGCGGTCACTGCTGACCAGGAAACCTGGAGAGGCACAGTAG
- a CDS encoding cytochrome P450, translating to MTVTTAGPASATEDLLPFRDPCFRADPYPYYARLRQEHPVYRHPVGLYVVSRYEDVARLIRNPTLSVQQLDFGPAAPIHHTMLGKDAPDHTRLRRITNRWFTPKAVEEWSKVMRACVEAVLDEVEKGDGTLDAADGLSLKCTFETTCRIFGIEPTEMDTIQRRTYEIGLSLGPGGNDEEARATTEAFAWFAEHIRRLVADKRAHPGEGLIDAFIAAQDEGMMTEDEVICTVFLFFAVGHLDVKHLINHGIWLMTQRPELFTAYRDEPEARPGIINEILRIDTPESMVVRLTTQDTVIGDTTVPAGEALALLIASANRDPEVFADPDTFDHTRPVAAGRHLAFGSGMHGCAGQVLARAEADIVFSSIVNRFSGVELAGEPAYAHTEFLRTITHLPVRFL from the coding sequence ATGACCGTCACCACCGCCGGACCCGCGTCCGCCACCGAGGACCTGCTGCCCTTCCGCGACCCCTGCTTCCGAGCGGACCCGTACCCGTACTACGCGCGGCTGCGGCAGGAGCACCCGGTCTACCGGCATCCGGTGGGCCTGTACGTCGTCTCCCGCTACGAGGACGTCGCCCGGCTCATCCGCAACCCCACCCTGAGCGTGCAGCAGCTCGACTTCGGGCCGGCCGCCCCGATCCACCACACCATGCTCGGCAAGGACGCCCCCGACCACACGAGGCTGCGCCGGATCACCAACCGCTGGTTCACGCCCAAGGCCGTCGAGGAGTGGTCCAAGGTGATGCGCGCCTGCGTGGAGGCCGTGCTCGACGAGGTCGAGAAAGGCGACGGCACCCTGGACGCTGCCGACGGCCTCTCCCTGAAGTGCACCTTCGAGACGACCTGCCGCATCTTCGGCATCGAGCCCACCGAGATGGACACCATCCAGCGCAGGACCTACGAGATCGGGCTGAGCCTCGGCCCCGGCGGCAACGACGAGGAGGCCCGCGCCACCACGGAGGCTTTCGCCTGGTTCGCCGAGCACATCCGCCGGCTCGTGGCCGACAAGCGCGCCCACCCCGGCGAGGGACTGATCGACGCCTTCATCGCCGCGCAGGACGAGGGCATGATGACCGAGGACGAGGTCATCTGCACCGTCTTCCTGTTCTTCGCCGTGGGACACCTCGACGTCAAGCACCTGATCAACCATGGCATCTGGCTGATGACGCAGCGGCCCGAGCTGTTCACCGCCTACCGCGACGAGCCGGAGGCGCGGCCGGGCATCATCAACGAGATCCTGCGGATCGACACGCCCGAGTCGATGGTGGTGCGCCTGACCACCCAGGACACGGTCATCGGTGACACCACCGTGCCGGCCGGAGAGGCGCTGGCCCTGCTCATCGCCTCGGCCAACCGCGACCCCGAAGTCTTCGCCGACCCCGACACCTTCGACCACACCCGCCCGGTCGCCGCCGGCCGGCACCTGGCCTTCGGCTCCGGCATGCACGGCTGCGCCGGCCAGGTCCTGGCCCGCGCCGAGGCCGACATCGTCTTCAGCTCGATCGTCAACCGGTTCTCCGGTGTCGAGCTGGCCGGAGAACCCGCTTATGCGCACACCGAGTTCCTGCGCACGATCACCCATCTCCCCGTCCGTTTTCTCTGA
- a CDS encoding aldehyde dehydrogenase, translated as MLNATHEELLRRAKELDLPTQHHIDGRNEAGDGGSFAVVSPRDGQTLVHVADAREAEVDLAVAAARRAFDTGPWPHLQPAERGRVLLRIAELLEERREELALTVSLEMGKPITDAYAIELRAAINTFRWYGQLADKLTNESPHTAPDSLALITREPTGVVGAVVPWNFPLTLASWKVAPALAAGCTVVLKPSESSPLSALLLGRVATDAGLPPGVLNVVTGDGPVAGRALGLHPDVDVLAFTGSTAVGRHFLRYAADSNLKRVWLELGGKSPNIVLPDAPDLEKAAATAAWGIFFNQGEMCTAPSRLLVHSSIAEQVTEAVVARARELRVGDPLDPATEMGALVGDSHLGRVLEHVASGLDEGARLCVGGGRVLAETGGSYLRPTVFDRVDPGMRLAREEIFGPVLSVLAFDDLDEAVRLANATEYGLAAGLWTSDLSTAHKVSRALKAGTVWVNCYEEGDLTVPFGGMKQSGNGRDKSAHAIDKYTELKTTWIQL; from the coding sequence GTGCTGAACGCCACCCATGAGGAACTGCTGCGCCGCGCCAAGGAACTCGACCTGCCCACGCAGCACCACATCGACGGCAGGAACGAAGCCGGTGACGGTGGATCGTTCGCCGTGGTCTCCCCTCGCGACGGCCAGACCCTGGTCCATGTCGCCGACGCGCGAGAGGCGGAGGTCGATCTCGCCGTCGCGGCGGCACGCCGCGCCTTCGACACAGGGCCGTGGCCGCACCTGCAGCCCGCCGAGCGCGGCCGGGTCCTGCTGAGGATCGCCGAGCTGCTGGAGGAGCGGCGCGAGGAGCTGGCGCTGACCGTGAGCCTGGAGATGGGCAAACCCATCACGGACGCGTACGCCATCGAGCTGCGCGCCGCGATCAACACCTTCCGCTGGTACGGGCAGCTCGCCGACAAGCTCACGAACGAGTCCCCCCACACCGCGCCGGACTCGCTCGCCCTGATCACCCGGGAGCCGACCGGTGTCGTCGGTGCGGTCGTGCCGTGGAACTTCCCGCTCACGCTGGCGAGTTGGAAAGTCGCGCCCGCGCTCGCCGCCGGCTGCACGGTCGTCCTGAAGCCGTCGGAGTCCTCTCCGCTGTCCGCCCTCCTCCTCGGCCGCGTCGCCACCGACGCCGGACTGCCGCCGGGTGTCCTCAACGTCGTGACCGGTGACGGGCCGGTGGCCGGCCGGGCGCTCGGCCTGCACCCCGACGTCGATGTCCTGGCTTTCACCGGATCCACGGCCGTCGGCCGGCACTTCCTGCGCTACGCCGCCGACTCCAACCTCAAGCGCGTCTGGCTCGAACTCGGCGGCAAGTCACCGAACATCGTGCTCCCCGACGCCCCCGACCTGGAGAAGGCCGCGGCCACCGCGGCCTGGGGCATCTTCTTCAACCAGGGCGAGATGTGCACGGCGCCCTCCCGGCTGCTGGTCCACTCCTCCATCGCCGAACAGGTCACGGAGGCCGTCGTGGCGCGGGCGCGCGAGCTACGGGTGGGTGACCCGCTGGATCCGGCCACCGAGATGGGCGCGCTGGTCGGCGACAGCCACCTCGGCAGGGTCCTGGAGCATGTCGCCTCCGGTCTGGACGAGGGGGCCCGGCTGTGCGTGGGCGGGGGCCGCGTCCTGGCCGAGACCGGCGGCAGCTACCTGCGGCCCACCGTCTTCGACCGGGTCGACCCCGGCATGCGGCTGGCGCGCGAGGAGATCTTCGGCCCCGTCCTGTCCGTCCTCGCCTTCGACGACCTCGACGAGGCGGTACGGCTGGCCAACGCCACCGAGTACGGCCTCGCCGCCGGCCTGTGGACCTCCGACCTGTCCACCGCCCACAAGGTCTCCCGCGCGCTGAAGGCCGGGACGGTCTGGGTCAACTGCTACGAGGAGGGCGACCTGACCGTCCCCTTCGGCGGCATGAAGCAGTCGGGCAACGGCCGCGACAAGTCCGCCCACGCCATCGACAAGTACACCGAACTGAAGACCACCTGGATCCAGCTGTGA
- a CDS encoding aldehyde dehydrogenase — translation MTEHTLTVAGVAVDTRHWIGGERVASTETFPDVSPIDGSVLGEISRGTAMEATAAVAAAKAAFPAWAATPRAERARILHAIADGVEKRLEELAIVETTDNGALLRSHRRGVMPRVAHNFRFFADWLLKLEHEDFETRGHTNHVSWDPAGPCVLITPWNAPLMLATWKVAPALAAGNTVVLKPAEWTPLTASLLADIAAEAGLPAGVLNVVQGYGSEIGDALTSHPDVRRISFTGSVPTAKRISASAAANLTPLSLELGGKSPLLVFADADLDLAVDLAVEQYDNAGQVCLAATRFLVQESVAEEFTRRFVEKAGQLTQGDPRDEATDIGPNIHPRQLEKIDGFVQRATAAGARVVIGGHRGDGQYYAPTLLTDVAQDSEIVQEEVFGPVLTLQTFADEDEAVRLANDTRFGLAATVATGDPERAERVTAQLVAGTVWTNCFFVRDLQAPFGGSRHSGVGREGGTWSFDFYCDLKNTVTAPKGWQSHE, via the coding sequence ATGACCGAGCACACCCTCACGGTGGCCGGTGTCGCCGTGGACACGCGGCACTGGATCGGCGGCGAGCGCGTCGCCTCCACCGAAACGTTCCCCGATGTCTCACCGATCGACGGCAGCGTCCTGGGGGAGATCTCCCGAGGGACCGCGATGGAGGCCACGGCCGCGGTGGCCGCGGCGAAGGCCGCCTTCCCCGCCTGGGCCGCCACCCCGCGCGCCGAACGCGCTCGCATCCTGCACGCCATCGCCGACGGCGTCGAGAAGCGGCTGGAAGAGCTCGCCATCGTCGAGACCACCGACAACGGTGCCCTGCTCCGCTCCCACCGCCGGGGCGTCATGCCCCGCGTCGCCCACAACTTCCGCTTCTTCGCGGACTGGCTGCTGAAGCTGGAGCACGAGGACTTCGAGACGCGCGGGCACACCAACCACGTCAGCTGGGACCCGGCCGGCCCCTGCGTGCTGATCACCCCTTGGAACGCCCCCCTGATGCTGGCCACGTGGAAGGTGGCCCCCGCTCTCGCCGCAGGCAACACGGTCGTCCTCAAGCCCGCCGAGTGGACCCCGCTGACCGCCTCCCTGCTGGCCGACATCGCCGCCGAGGCCGGGCTGCCGGCCGGGGTGCTGAACGTCGTGCAGGGGTACGGCTCGGAGATCGGCGACGCCCTGACCTCGCACCCCGACGTGCGCCGGATCAGCTTCACCGGCTCGGTGCCGACGGCGAAGCGCATCTCGGCTTCGGCTGCCGCCAACCTGACCCCGCTCAGCCTCGAACTCGGCGGCAAGTCACCCTTGTTGGTGTTCGCCGACGCCGACCTGGACCTCGCGGTCGACCTGGCGGTGGAGCAGTACGACAACGCCGGGCAGGTGTGCCTGGCCGCAACGCGCTTCCTGGTCCAGGAGTCGGTCGCCGAGGAGTTCACCCGCCGCTTCGTCGAGAAGGCCGGGCAGCTCACCCAGGGCGACCCGCGTGACGAGGCCACCGACATCGGCCCGAACATCCACCCGCGCCAGCTGGAGAAGATCGACGGGTTCGTGCAGCGGGCGACCGCGGCCGGGGCCCGCGTGGTCATCGGCGGCCACCGGGGAGACGGCCAGTACTACGCGCCGACCCTCCTCACCGACGTCGCCCAGGACTCGGAGATCGTGCAGGAGGAGGTCTTCGGACCGGTCCTGACCCTGCAGACCTTCGCAGACGAGGACGAGGCCGTCCGCCTCGCCAACGACACCCGCTTCGGGCTGGCCGCCACCGTCGCCACCGGTGACCCGGAGCGCGCCGAACGCGTCACCGCCCAGCTGGTCGCCGGCACGGTCTGGACCAACTGCTTCTTCGTCCGCGACCTCCAGGCGCCCTTCGGAGGCTCCCGCCACTCCGGCGTCGGCCGCGAGGGCGGCACCTGGAGCTTCGACTTCTACTGCGACCTGAAGAACACGGTCACCGCGCCGAAGGGATGGCAGAGCCATGAGTGA
- a CDS encoding ferredoxin — MKVEVDLNKCQDHGQCVYAAPDMFALDDEGRLSLRSRTTDVYEAEVDEGSAGELYEAAEVCPLQAITVHE, encoded by the coding sequence ATGAAGGTCGAAGTCGATCTCAACAAGTGCCAGGACCACGGCCAGTGCGTGTACGCGGCCCCCGACATGTTCGCGCTGGACGACGAGGGACGCCTGTCCCTGCGGTCGCGGACGACCGACGTCTACGAGGCCGAAGTGGACGAGGGGAGCGCCGGGGAACTGTACGAGGCCGCCGAGGTCTGTCCGCTCCAGGCCATCACGGTCCACGAGTAG
- a CDS encoding gamma-glutamyl-gamma-aminobutyrate hydrolase family protein (Members of this family of hydrolases with an active site Cys residue belong to MEROPS family C26.), whose product MTRTHPRPLIAIPARFAATTSALRYAAEVNARALVEAVWRAGGEPVSIHPADPAAADVAERLARFDGVLLPGGGDLAPHRYGAADTHDSVYDVDDLQDVFDLEVARRALDLGLPLLAICRGLQVVNVALGGSLEQDMGGADREHRHIVHPVAVQRGTLLEQATGAEKTEASCYHHQRVDRLGAGLTVTARAADGTVEGLELPGHPGWFSAVQWHPEDTADQDAAQQALFDALIQAAHHRH is encoded by the coding sequence GTGACCCGTACACACCCTCGACCTCTGATCGCGATACCGGCCCGGTTCGCCGCCACCACGTCCGCACTCCGCTACGCCGCCGAGGTCAACGCGCGTGCGCTGGTCGAGGCCGTGTGGCGGGCCGGGGGTGAGCCGGTGAGCATCCACCCCGCCGACCCGGCCGCAGCCGACGTGGCCGAACGCCTCGCCCGCTTCGACGGCGTGCTCCTCCCGGGCGGCGGGGACCTGGCCCCGCACCGCTACGGAGCCGCCGACACCCATGACAGCGTCTACGACGTCGACGACCTCCAGGATGTGTTCGACCTCGAAGTCGCCCGTCGGGCATTGGACCTGGGACTGCCCCTGCTGGCGATCTGCCGTGGGCTGCAGGTGGTGAACGTCGCCCTCGGCGGCAGCCTGGAACAGGACATGGGCGGCGCGGACCGCGAGCACCGGCACATCGTGCACCCGGTCGCGGTCCAGCGCGGCACCCTGCTCGAACAGGCCACCGGCGCCGAGAAGACGGAGGCCTCCTGCTACCACCATCAGCGAGTCGACCGCCTCGGCGCCGGTCTCACCGTCACCGCGCGGGCCGCCGACGGCACGGTGGAGGGACTCGAACTGCCCGGACACCCGGGATGGTTCTCGGCGGTGCAGTGGCACCCCGAGGACACCGCGGACCAGGACGCAGCCCAGCAGGCCCTGTTCGACGCGCTGATCCAGGCCGCCCACCACAGACACTGA
- a CDS encoding 3,4-dihydroxyphenylacetate 2,3-dioxygenase, with protein sequence MSEIVGAGLLAHVPTIVLPQEERLELNHGKEITLVTGLNQLRKDVFERDDYDTVVVLDSHWATTVEFVVTAQQRRAGLFTSEELPRGMCRMPYDFPGDPELAHNIEKFADKHGTWITAIDDDYLPIYYATINLWKFLGEGLPDKRWVTIGVCQTGDMEDHLRLGRALADGIAATPGRRVLLIASGALSHTFWPLRELRDHEASDPVHIFTPEARAADYERIAWFKEGRHDKVLDTMDAFWKYRPEAKFFHYLMMAGALGERACVAKARQYGDYENSIGTGQVHLWFDRPADGWTGTGLPAPRTPHSRI encoded by the coding sequence ATGAGTGAGATCGTCGGGGCCGGCCTCCTCGCCCATGTGCCCACCATCGTGCTCCCGCAGGAGGAGAGGCTCGAGCTCAACCACGGCAAGGAGATCACCCTCGTCACGGGCCTGAACCAGCTCCGGAAGGACGTCTTCGAACGGGACGACTACGACACCGTCGTGGTTCTCGACTCGCACTGGGCGACCACGGTCGAGTTCGTGGTGACCGCGCAGCAGCGCCGGGCCGGGCTGTTCACCTCGGAGGAGCTGCCGCGCGGGATGTGCCGGATGCCGTACGACTTCCCCGGTGATCCCGAACTGGCCCACAACATCGAGAAGTTCGCGGACAAGCACGGCACCTGGATCACCGCGATCGATGACGACTACCTGCCGATCTACTACGCCACCATCAACCTGTGGAAGTTCCTCGGCGAGGGCCTGCCCGACAAGCGGTGGGTGACCATCGGGGTCTGCCAGACCGGCGACATGGAGGACCACCTGCGGCTCGGCCGCGCCCTGGCGGACGGTATCGCCGCCACGCCGGGGCGGCGCGTGCTGCTGATCGCCTCTGGAGCGCTGTCGCACACGTTCTGGCCGCTCCGGGAACTGCGCGACCACGAGGCCAGCGACCCGGTGCACATCTTCACACCCGAGGCGCGCGCGGCCGACTACGAGCGGATCGCCTGGTTCAAGGAGGGCCGCCACGACAAGGTCCTCGACACGATGGACGCGTTCTGGAAGTACAGGCCTGAGGCGAAGTTCTTCCACTACCTGATGATGGCCGGTGCCCTCGGCGAGCGCGCGTGCGTCGCCAAGGCCCGTCAGTACGGCGATTACGAGAACTCGATCGGCACCGGCCAGGTGCACCTTTGGTTCGACCGCCCCGCCGACGGCTGGACCGGCACCGGCCTGCCCGCCCCACGTACCCCTCACAGCCGCATCTAG